The following DNA comes from Phycisphaerae bacterium.
CGGACGCTTCGGGACTCCGGCATCGAGTACGGCGGGTGGCTGGCCAACTATCGGGTGCCCGCGGTCTTCTCGCGGTTTCGGTTGACCGTGCACGTGCCGCGGCGGCCATACGCCCGCTCGCTGCCGGGCATTCCGACGATCCGGCCGTTCGAGGCCCTGGCCTGCGGCATTCCGCTGGTCTGCGCGCCGTGGCGGGACAGCGAAGGCCTCTTCGATGCGCCGCGCGACATGCTGTTCGCCCGCGACGGCGAGGAGATGGCGAGGACCATCAAGGCCGTGCTCGACAGCTCCGACCGGGCCCGCGAGCTTCGCGCCGCCGGCCGGCAAACCATCCTCCGCCGCCACACGTGCGCCCATCGGGTCGATGAGTTGCTGGCGGTGGGTCTGGAACTGGGTCTGACCGCCGGCGCCGCCACGGCGGAACCCGCGTTGTTCAGAGGGAGAGGAGCATCATGAAGGGGTTGCATATCGCGTTTTTCGGATCGAGCCTCGTCTCGGCCTACTGGAACGGGGCCGCCACGTACTACCGCGGCATCATCCGGTCGCTCCACGAGCGCGGCCATCGCGTGACCTTCTACGAATCGGATATCTACGACCGTCAGAAGCACCGCGACATTCCCGACCCGGAGTGGGCTCGCGTGGTGGTTTATCCAGCCCACGACGAGGCGGCCATTCGCCGGATTCTGGACGAGGCCAAGGGGGCTGATATCGTGGTCAAGGCCAGCGGCGTGGGGGCTAATGACGAGTTCCTGGAGGAGGCCGTGCTCGATCTGCGGCGGCTCCGCAACCTGATCGTCTTCTGGGACGTCGACGCCCCGGCCACGCTCGACCGGGTCCGTAACAACGTCAACGACCCGTTCCTCAAGCTGATCCCGCGCT
Coding sequences within:
- a CDS encoding glycosyltransferase, which gives rise to RTLRDSGIEYGGWLANYRVPAVFSRFRLTVHVPRRPYARSLPGIPTIRPFEALACGIPLVCAPWRDSEGLFDAPRDMLFARDGEEMARTIKAVLDSSDRARELRAAGRQTILRRHTCAHRVDELLAVGLELGLTAGAATAEPALFRGRGAS